The Rhodopseudomonas palustris genome window below encodes:
- a CDS encoding GMC oxidoreductase — translation MLVENLAHFSADTRFEADLVIIGGGPAGLTVARELRGAPLRVLIVESGLLEEAPQATELSTLESIGEPNAPHQIQKRIAFHGANCRSWTQDQQPYGVRCRALGGSTHAWAGKSAAFDGIDFQERAWVPHSGWPIDRSSLDPFLDRAADILNLGPNRYDDTLWALLGISPPEPQLGTQGLRSFFWQFSRSRIDPLDIMRFGADFLRVEADNIRVLLNATATRLDLIQEGDGFRGLEIATIDGQRHTVHAKAAVIAGGGIENARLLLASTTVHPNGVGNQHDLVGRFLMDHAGARIARFGGSNANQIMRRFGFYGLRNSGRTSMYMHGLAITPEMQEREHLLNSAIYFMPEHAADDPWDAVKRLLTGKSQRQVKDAMRAIAGAGLLGKGAAMKLLSSNRLPVAVKDFIVQTAIRYMPNVAADDFLSRGVPHKVTDVWIDAISEQRPDPDSRITLSEKTDKLGLPLPRVDWRINADERRTIMRLGHIVQSAFAHVQLPKPILEPWVAKGAFNDAVIIDMAHSMGTTRMSASARSGVVDEHCQVHGVRGLYVAGSSIFPTSGHANPTLMIVAFAVRLADRIRQTLL, via the coding sequence ATGCTTGTCGAGAACCTTGCTCATTTCAGCGCCGATACTCGTTTTGAGGCCGACCTCGTCATCATCGGAGGCGGCCCAGCAGGCCTCACCGTAGCGCGCGAGTTGCGAGGTGCTCCGCTACGCGTCCTGATCGTCGAGAGCGGGTTGCTTGAAGAGGCCCCTCAAGCAACCGAGCTCTCGACGCTGGAGAGCATCGGCGAACCGAACGCCCCTCACCAGATTCAGAAGAGGATTGCTTTTCACGGCGCCAATTGCCGCTCCTGGACTCAGGACCAGCAACCTTATGGTGTCCGCTGTCGAGCGCTCGGGGGCTCGACACATGCTTGGGCAGGAAAGTCGGCAGCTTTCGATGGCATCGATTTTCAGGAGCGTGCATGGGTCCCGCATTCCGGCTGGCCGATAGACCGATCCAGCCTCGATCCGTTTCTTGATCGGGCAGCCGACATTCTGAACCTCGGACCGAACCGTTACGACGACACCCTTTGGGCCCTGCTCGGCATTTCACCTCCCGAACCCCAACTCGGCACGCAGGGGCTTCGCTCGTTCTTCTGGCAGTTTTCGCGATCCCGGATCGATCCTCTCGACATTATGCGGTTCGGCGCCGACTTTCTCAGGGTGGAAGCCGACAACATTCGCGTTCTGCTCAACGCGACTGCGACACGCCTCGATCTGATCCAGGAGGGAGACGGGTTTCGCGGATTGGAGATCGCGACAATCGACGGGCAACGCCACACCGTGCACGCAAAGGCCGCCGTGATCGCCGGAGGCGGTATCGAAAATGCGCGCCTTCTGCTCGCTTCAACCACGGTCCACCCCAACGGAGTTGGCAATCAGCACGATCTGGTGGGGCGCTTCCTGATGGACCATGCCGGCGCGCGGATCGCCAGGTTCGGCGGATCGAACGCCAACCAGATCATGCGGCGCTTTGGATTCTACGGCCTCCGCAACAGCGGCCGCACTTCGATGTACATGCATGGCCTCGCGATCACGCCTGAGATGCAGGAGCGAGAACATCTCTTGAATTCCGCGATCTATTTCATGCCGGAGCATGCGGCGGACGACCCATGGGACGCCGTCAAACGGCTCCTCACCGGCAAGAGCCAGCGACAGGTCAAGGATGCCATGCGTGCCATCGCCGGCGCCGGTCTCCTCGGCAAGGGCGCCGCCATGAAGCTGCTGTCGAGCAACCGGCTTCCGGTCGCCGTCAAGGATTTCATCGTCCAAACCGCCATTCGGTACATGCCCAATGTGGCCGCGGACGACTTCCTCAGCCGCGGCGTTCCGCACAAGGTGACCGACGTGTGGATCGACGCCATATCCGAGCAGCGGCCTGATCCCGACAGTCGCATCACGCTGTCGGAGAAGACAGACAAGTTGGGCCTGCCGCTGCCACGGGTCGATTGGCGGATCAACGCTGACGAGCGCCGAACCATCATGCGCCTCGGCCACATCGTGCAGTCGGCTTTCGCGCACGTGCAGCTACCGAAGCCGATCCTGGAACCATGGGTCGCGAAAGGCGCATTCAACGACGCCGTGATTATCGACATGGCGCACAGCATGGGGACCACGCGGATGTCGGCGTCGGCGCGATCAGGCGTGGTCGACGAACACTGCCAAGTGCACGGCGTTCGCGGTCTTTACGTCGCGGGAAGCTCGATCTTTCCGACCAGTGGCCACGCCAATCCAACTCTTATGATCGTGGCCTTTGCGGTCCGTCTTGCCGACCGTATTCGACAGACCTTGCTATAG